Within the Eleginops maclovinus isolate JMC-PN-2008 ecotype Puerto Natales chromosome 13, JC_Emac_rtc_rv5, whole genome shotgun sequence genome, the region tcttcatcagctgcgatGTCAGCGCCACCGGCCGGTAGTTATTGAAGTCCTTTGGGTGGGGGTCTTTGGCACAGGTACCACACAGGACGTCTTCCCAGtgacagtaagtgtgtgtgtgtttgtgtctgacagtgacagtgacagtgagtgtgtgtgtgtgtgtctgacagtgacagtgagtgtgtgtacctgacAGTGACAGTGTCTCCTGGTCTCCCTCTGATGCTCCAGCTGCAGTTCAGTCTCTCCTGGTACCTGAGGGGCCAGCCCGGGCTGCTGATGACGCCGCTGGAGGCTCTCAGGAGTTCCGCCCCCTCGCCACAGGCTGGGGGGTTATAGGTTACAGTTATATTAGATACAAGGTCGTTGACCCAGACCCGCCCTACGGATGTGTTTTGACAGAAACATTACGGAGTGATATCTGAGCGGTTTCCTCACCGTTAGAAATCCCTGAAACGTACAAGTTGTCGTTCCTCTGAGATGCTGCAATGCATCCTGGGAAACACACAggattatatatttaatttattatgttATTCTGATAGTATTGACACTTTTAATCTAGTGCATTTTAGGGTATTCAGCACTCCAATAATCCCCACACAGAGCTAACAGTTAGCATTAGGTTCTATGCTGATTCACAATCCCTAACATTCCTTTATTTGTTGGCATTAATAACTAAAGGGGTCGGATATGAGAGGTTTGCGTCAGTGCTGTCTGTAGACGTGTCTGTAAAGAGAGGTAAATCTCACCTGAGAGAGAAAGCAGGTAGAGTACAGTCTGCAGCCTGCAGCCAGATCTGAGGGCCGACATCACCCTGATGAGGGGGGGGCAGGTGAGAtaggtgatgatggtgatgatgatgaggtCAGCGAGCAGCTGGAGCAGATAATGGCTGCATCTTAGATAAACTGATCCACCCGGGAACAGCGATCTGTTAGCGTAGCATCTGCTGTAATCTACCTGCTTACAGTGCGCTAACAGCTAACATCCACCCCGTCTGCAAACAAAGAGTCCATTAGCTCAGGCTAACAGCAACCATCAATTCATTGAGATATTTGCATCAGTAACATAACACTTCACTGAAACAACCCGGGACATAAATTGTCTAAATAACCCGGGATACACTTCAACTGAGTTAAGGTAACACGGTATATAAAGTGTAATAGGACAGCTAACTGCAACAGAGAGAAAGCTGCTAACAGCTGTTTCTACAGACACAACCagaagctaacagctaacgggGTTAACGTTAACaacatgctaacagctagctgCTCCATAACAAGGACACCAAGCCGGGATAATCACAGCTAACACGAGTTAATCACAGCTGACCCGGGATAATCAGAGATAACATGAGTAACACACAGCTAACCAGAGTTAACCAACGTCCCCAGCTGCGAGGTTAACGGCTCGAGCTGCCTGACATcttcagttagcttagcttcagaacaacaacagtCCGCAGCGTCGAccagtgtgtatatgtgtgtggctaagccccgcctccaacgtaACGTCACTATCCTACACACAGACTGTTGCCTCGGGTTTACTCCCCGGATGTTCGGTATTTGTTTATTTCGTCTCTGCTATAATTAGAAAGTCAAACAAATTTAACGCAACTTTCCCTTTGTATGCCCCCACctactgctttctctctgacccccccatcttctgctttctctctgaccccccccatcttctgctttctctctgaccccccccccacctactgctttctctctgacccccccatctgctgctttctctctgacccccccatctactgctttctctctgacccccccatctgctgctttctctctgacccccccatcttctgctttctctctgacccccccccccacctactgctttctctctgaccccccccccacctactgctttctctctgacccccccccacctactgctttctctctgaccccccccatcttctgctttctctctgacccccccatcttctgctttctctctgacccccccccccacctactgctttctctctgacccccccatctgctgctttctctctgacccccccccatctactgctttctctctgacccccccacctactgctttctctctgacccccccaCCTACTGCTTTCTTCTCACCACCCCCCctactgctttctctctgaccccccccctactgctttctctctgacccccccatctactgctttctctctgacccccccccatttactgctttctctctgacccccccatctactgctttctctctgacccccccatctactgctttctctctgaccccccccatctactgctttctctctgacccccccatctactgctttctctctgacccccccccatttactgctttctctctgacccccccaTCTACTGCTTTCTCTCTAACCCCCCCATctactgctttctctctgacccccccaTCTACTGCTTTCTCTCTAACCCCCCCCATttactgctttctctctgatccCCCCCATCTACTGCTTTCTCTCTAACCCCCCCATctactgctttctctctgatccCCCCCTATctactgctttctctctgacccccccaTCTACTGCTTTCTCTCTAACCCCCCCCATttactgctttctctctgaccccccccatctactgctttctctctgacccccccatctactgctttctctctgatccCCCCCATctactgctttctctctgacccccccaTCTACTGGtttctctctgacccccccaATCTACTGCTTTCTTTCTGACCCCCCCCGATCTACCgctttctctctgacccccccaTCTGCTGCTTTCTTTCTGACCCCCCCATCTGCTGCTTTCTTTCTGACCCCCCCATCTGCTGCTTTCTTCTGACCCCCCCctactgctttctctctgacccccccaTCTACTGGTTTCTCTGACCCCCCCATctgctgctttctctctgaccccccccatctactgctttctctctgacccccATCTACCTTTCTCTCGACCCCCCATctactgctttctctctgacccccccatctactgctttctctctgacccccccatctactgctttctctctgacccccccatctactgctttctctctgaccccccATCTACTGCTTTCTCTCGACCCCCCCcatctctgctttctctctgacccccccaTCTACTGCTTTCGCTCTACTGCCCCCTGACCCCCCCATCTTctgctttcttctctctctggaCCCCCCCACTTCTGCTTTCTCTCGGACCCCCCCTTctactgctttctctctgatccCCCCCATTctactgctttctctctgtccccccCACCTACTACTGCTtttctctctgaccccccccatcttctgctttctctctgacccccccacatcttctgctttctctctcgGACCCCCCCATCTActtgctttctttctcctcttgtAGTTCATGCTTCATCTTGTAGTTCAGTGTTTCCTCCTGTAGTTCATGCTTCCTCCTGTAGTTCATGCTTCCTCTTGTAGTTCATGCTTCCTCCTGTAGTTCATGCTTCCtcttgtagttcatgtttcctcctcctgtagTTCATGCTTCCTCTTGgagttcatgtttcctcctcctgtagttcatgcttcctcctcctgtagttcatgtttcctcctgtagttcatgcttcctcttcctgtagttcatgcttcctcctcctgtagttcatgtttcctcctcctgtagttcatgcttcctcttgtagttcatgtttcctcttgtagttcatgtttcctcttgtagttcatgtttcctcctcctgtagttcatgcttcctcttgtagttcatgtttcctcctgtagttcatgtttcctcctgtagttcatgcttcctcttcctgtagttcatgcttcctcctcctgtagttcatgtttcctcctcttgtagttcatgcttcctcttgtagttcatgtttcctcctcctgtagttcatgcttcctcttgtagttcatgtttcctcctcttgtagttcatgtttcctcttgtagctcatgtttcctcctcttgtagttcatgtttcctcctgtagttcatgcttcctcctcctgtagttcatgtttcctcttgtagttcatgtttcctcctcttgtagttcatgtttcctcctgtagttcatgcttcctcctgtagttcatgcttcctcctcctgtagttcatgtttcctcctcctgtagttcatgtttcctcctcttgtagttcatgcttcctcctcctgtagttcatgtttcctcctgtagttcatgtttcctcctcttgtagttcatgtttcctctgtaGTTcatgcttcctcctcctgtagttcatgtttcctcctgtagttcatgcttcctcctgtagttcatgtttcctcctcctgtagttcatgtttcctcctcctgtagttcatgtttcctcctctgtagttcatgtttcctcctcttttagttcatgtttcctcttgtagttcatgtttcctcctcttgtagttcatgtttcctcctctgtagttcatgtttcctcctcttttagttcatgtttcctcctgtagttcatgtttcctcctcttgtagttcatgttctcctcttgtagttcatgtttcctcttgtagttcatgtttcctccttgtagttcatgtttcctcttgtagttcatgtttcctcctgtagttcatgtttcctcttgtagttcatgtttcctcctgtagttcatgtttcctcttgtagttcatgtttcctcctctgtagttcatgtttcctcttgtagttcatgtttcctcctcttgtttcctcctctgtagttcatgtttcctcttgtagttcatgtttcctcctgtagttcatgtttcctgtTGTAGTTCATGCTTCctcctgtagttcatgtttcctcctgtagttcatgtttTCCTCCTTGTAGTTCATGCTTCCTCCTCTGTAGTTCATGTTCCTCCtctgtagttcatgtttcctcctgtagttcatgtttcctcttgtagttcatgcttcctcctgtagttcatgtttcctcctgtagttcatgtttcctcttgtagttcatgtttcctcctctgtagTCATGTTTCCCTCTTTTAGTTCATGGTCTTCCTCCTGAGTTCATGTAGTTCAATGTTTCCTCCTGTAGTTCATGGTTCTCCTCCTGTAGTTCATGGTCTCctcctgtagttcatgtttcctcttgtagttcatgttttcctcctgtagttcatgtttcctcttgtagttcttgtttcctcctgtagttcatggttcctcctgtagttcatgtttcctcttgtagttcatgtttcctcgTAGTCCTCcgtagttcatgtttcctcctgtagttcatgtttACTCATGTAGTTCATGGTTCctcctgtagttcatgtttcctcttgtagttcatgtttcctcctgtagttcatgtttcctcctgtAGTCATGTTTCCTCcttgtagttcatgtttcctctctgtagttcatgtttcctctgtagttcatgtttcctccttgTAGTTCTTGTTTCCtcttgtagttcatgtttcctcctgtagttcatgtttccacctgtagttcatgtttcctcttgtagttcatgtttcctcttgtagttcatgtttcctcttgtagttcatgtttcctcttgtAGTTCATGAACTCTTAAATAATCTGATACAGATCCATGACAacaactgttgttgttttaataacaAAGAGCTCAGTAATTATCCTCATGACTCATCATAAACACAGGTTTATTTACACACACTTAATacaaacagcaacatgtttCAGTCAGACCTCTGACCCTAACGTTTACAAACAGTCAACTGTAAACAACAGATTGACAGCCAATCACTGGGGACAAAAGcaagaatataaataatatttatgataacaaaaacatgatgatCACTGTATGGTACTAAACTGGGATATACCCCCAAAACTCTATTGGCACTAGGGAGACAAAGATAAAGCTGCTGAAGATGGTGATGAAGGTGAGGCCCCTCCCAGGTGTCTCTGCAGGAACTCATCCAGACTAAGAACCCGCCCCCAGCCAACAGCAGGGCGCATACTGATGAAGTCATCCAGGTTCATCTGGTTCTCTGAGGGAAAGAGTGACGTCATCATTAGACCGCTACCTAGCCGTTAcatcatagtgatgtcatcaaaCAGTTACGTCACAGTGGTTTTTACCTGTGGTGTGTATGGGGGGGTAGGGTGGGGGGGGCATCTTCCAAGAGCCGTCAGAGTCCTTCATGTGCGATCGATCGGACGCAAAGTTCGACAGGAAGCTTTGAGCGGGAACAACACGCAACTTCCTGTGGGGACATGGACAGTGATGGGACTTTGTTCAGAGACACAAAACAgatattttatttcctgttttgcaGATCACATATGACTGATTCTGTCAGGTAGCACCTCACTCTTCACCTCACTCTTCACCTCACTTTTCAGCTAACTTTTCAGCTAACTCTGAAGTTAACTCTGAAACTAACTGTAAACCTCACTCTTAagcagagttgggtgtaacgcgttacaaaagtaaggagttacagtaatgtattacttgtggctgtaacgcagtaatataacgcagtacttctgaaatgtgggtaatataatacccgttacaattctcagtaacagttacaacacattttaaatgaaatgatgtggtgtttagtttctaagaattccCAAACATCgtgagacattctgacaccagagaaacaattgagCAGGTAGAacagtaactcagtaagcctgtttcctattggttcagagggcGGCAGGAACAGattcgcgattgagagctgcaggctcggcgaaaagaacagagaaagacaggagtgcgcgcaggctGAAGCGACAGAAGGTaactctctctgggtctgctgcttgagcCCCGAcaagttgagagactcgtggcagagtgttgaagatctgcagcctctgtcctctgtggaatcgcaggcttttagaaagcttgtcagcgaaatccccgttaacacaccaatgaccaggtgaaGCTAACACTGAAGCTAAGTCTGGAGCTCACTCGGAAACTAACTCTGAAGCTAATTCTGAAACTCATTCTGTGGCTAACTCTGAAACTAACCCAGAcaccaaccctaaccctgtctCTGAAGCTAACCCAGACGCTAACCCTAACACTGTCTCTGAAGCTAACCCAGACGCTAACCCTAACACTGTCTCTGAAGCTAACCCAGACGCTAACCCTGACACAGTCTCTGAAGCTAACCCAGACGCTAACCCTGACACAGTCTCTGAAGCTAACCCAGACACCAACCCTAACACTTTCTCTGAAGCTAACCCAGACGCTAACCCTAACACTGTCTCCGAAGCTAACCCAGACGCTAACCCTAACACTGTCTCTGAAGCTAACCCAGACGCTAACCCTAACACTGTCTCTGAAGCTAACCCAGACGCTAACCCTGACACTGTCTCTGAAGCTAACCCAGACGCTAACACTGACACTGTCTCTGAAGCTAACCCAGACGCTAACCCTAACACTGTCTCTGAAGCTAACCCAGACGCTAACCCTGACACTGTCTCTGAAGCTAACCCAGACGCTAACCCTGACACTGTCTCTGAAGCTAACCCAGACGCTAACTCTAACACTGTCTCTGAAGCTAACCCAGACGCTAACCCTAACACTGTCTCTGAAGCTAACCCAGACGCTAACCCTGACACTGTCTCTGAAGCTAACCCAGACGCTAACCCTGACACTTTCTCTGAAGCTAACCCAGACGCTAACCCTAACACTGTCTCTGAAGCTAACCCAGACGCTAACCCTGACACTGTCTCCGAAGCTAACCCAGACGCTAACCCTGACACTGTCTCTGAAGCTAACCCAGACGCTAACCCTGACACTGTCTCTGAAGCTAACCCAGACGCTAACCCTGACACTGTCTCTGAAGCTAACCCAGACGCTAACCCTGACACTGTCTCTGAAGCTAACCCAGACGCTAACCCTAACACTGTCTCTGAAGCTAACCCAGACGCTAACCCTAACACTGTCTCTGAAGCTAACCCAGACGCTAACCCTAACACTGTCTCTGAAGCTAACCCAGACGCTAACCCTAACACTGTCTCTGAAGCTAACCCAGACGCTAACCCTGACACAGTCTCTGAAGCTAACCAGACACCAACCCTAACACTTTCTCTGAAGCTAACCCAGACGCTAACCCTAACACTGTCTCCGAAGCTAACCCAGACGCTAACCCTGACACTGTCTCTGAAGCTAACCCAGACGCTTACCCTAACACTGTCTCCGAAGCTAACCCAGACGCTAACCCTGACACTGTCTCTGAAGCTAACCCAGACGCTAACCCTAACACTGTCTCCGAAGCTAACCCAGACGCTAACCCTAACACTGTCTCCGAAGCTCACCCAGACGCTAACCCTAACACTGTCTCCGAAGCTCACCCAGACGCTAACCCTGACACTGTCTCTGAAGCTAACTCTGAAGCTAACCCTGACACTGTCTCTGAAGCTAACCCAGACGCTAACCCTAACACTGTCTCTGAAGCTAACCCAGACGCTAACCCTAACACTGTCTCTGAAGCTAACCCAGACGCTAACCCTGACACTGTCTCTGAAGCTAACCCAGACGCTAACCCTGACACTGTCTCTGAAGCTAACCCAGACGCTAACCCTAACACTGTCTCTGAAGCTAACCCAGACGCTAACCCTAACACTGTCTCTGAAGCTAACCCAGACGCTAACCCTAACACTGTCTCTGAAGCTAACCCAGACGCTAACCCTAACACTGTCTCTGAAGCTAACCCAGACGCTAACCCTAACACTGTCTCCGAAGCTAACCCAGACGCTAACCCTGACACTGTCTCTGAAGCTAACCCTGACACTGTCTCTGAAGCTAACCCAGACGCTAACCCTAACACTGTCTCTGAAGCTAACCCAGACGCTAACCCTAACACTGTCTCTGAAGCTAACCCAGACGCTAACCCTGACACTGTCTCTGAAGCTAACCCTGACACTGTCTCTGAAGCTAACCCAGACGCTAACCCTGACACTGTCTCTGAAGCTAACTCTGAGGCTAACtctgttacctgtgtgttcaggtatgtgttatctgtgtgttcaggtgtgttgtgtgtgttcatgtgtgagTTAAAGTATGTTACGTTTGTTCAGGTGTGACTTCGGGTATGAGTTCAGGTATGAGTTCaggtgtgttacctgtgtgttcacatgttttGTGTATGTTAAGGTATGTTATATGTGTGTTCAGGTATGAGTTCAGGTATTTTACATGTGAGTTCaggtgtgttacctgtgtgttcaggtgtgagTTCAGGTGTGTTACCTGTGGTACGCGGGTATGATGCCACAGTCTGACCTCAGGGCCTCGGCGGCGTACAGCTGCAGGCTGCAGGGAAACGGCAGCTCAGAGTCCAGATCAtataccacagaagaagagcgGCACCCCGTCTGCAGCAGCACCACGTGGTAATCCTGAAACACGCCATGACATCACTAATAACATCACCATGACATCAGTATTGCCAATGAGCTGTGTGACATCACAGACCCAGACGACCGGCTGACCCTCCCGTCCAGACATCTGCCTCCAGAGAGGAACCTTCATTAAGCACAGAATATTCATTTACATGAACGTGTTATGTGAAAGCATAGACATTACATATATCTGCTCTCACCGTCCGTTTCTCATTGGAGataaaaactacaaacatgTCCTCCAGCTGAgccgctctctctctccggACGAGCTCACAGAGACGCCAAACATTTTCCTCACTGCAGCAGAAGAAACATGTGgtagttctacacagtacatgttgtagttctacacagtacatgttgtagttatacacagtacatgttgtagttatacacagtacatgttgtagttatacacagtacatgttgtagttctacacagtacatgttgtagttctacacagtacatgttgtagttatacacagtacatgttgtagttctacacagtacatgttgtagttatacacagtacatgttgtagttctacacagtacatgttgtagttatacacagtacatgttgtagttatacacagtacatgttgtagttctacacagtacatgttgtagttctacacagtacatgttgtagttctacacagtacatgttgtagttatacatgttgtagttctacacagtacatgttgtagttctacacagtacatgttgtagttatacacagtacatgttgtagttctacatgttgtagttctacacagtacatgttgtagttctacacagtacatgttgtagttctacacagtacatgttgtagttctacatgttgtagttatacacagtacatgttgtagttatacacagtacatgttgtagttatacacagtacatgttgtagttctacatgttgtagttctacacagtacatgttgtagttctacacagtacatgttgtagttctacacagtacatgttgtagttctacatgttgtagttctacatgttgtagttctacacagtacatgttgtagttatacacagtacatgttgtagttatacacagtacatgttgtagttctacatgttgtagttctacatgttgtagttatacacagtacatgttgtagttctacacagtacatgttgtagttctacatgttgtagttctacacagtacatgttgtagttatacacagtacatgttgtagttctacatgt harbors:
- the ntaq1 gene encoding protein N-terminal glutamine amidohydrolase isoform X1; protein product: MALEDRITPSRENCDYTSCYCEENVWRLCELVRRERAAQLEDMFVVFISNEKRTVPLWRQMSGREGQPVVWDYHVVLLQTGCRSSSVVYDLDSELPFPCSLQLYAAEALRSDCGIIPAYHRKLRVVPAQSFLSNFASDRSHMKDSDGSWKMPPPPYPPIHTTENQMNLDDFISMRPAVGWGRVLSLDEFLQRHLGGASPSSPSSAALSLSP
- the ntaq1 gene encoding protein N-terminal glutamine amidohydrolase isoform X2; amino-acid sequence: MALEDRITPSRENCDYTSCYCEENVWRLCELVRRERAAQLEDMFVVFISNEKRTDYHVVLLQTGCRSSSVVYDLDSELPFPCSLQLYAAEALRSDCGIIPAYHRKLRVVPAQSFLSNFASDRSHMKDSDGSWKMPPPPYPPIHTTENQMNLDDFISMRPAVGWGRVLSLDEFLQRHLGGASPSSPSSAALSLSP